In the genome of Paludisphaera rhizosphaerae, one region contains:
- a CDS encoding dipeptidase: MIWDRWVFRLVAAACATASAVAPARACTSILVSRGASRDGSVMVTYSADAPFMPKLLRVAGGKWPAGSTVEVKAWEDDEVRGTIPQAERTYTVVGLMNENQVSLVETTTGGRSELVDPKGKLDYDALMMLVLQRAKTAREAIGLVDSLCREHGYSSSGESFSIADKNEVWLMELIGKGPGTKGIVWVAARVPDGCITAHANMSRITTFPMNDPENWLHSPDVIQFAADRGYYRTDSGKPFSFRDAYHPDQSASARRACAGRVWSVYRRSTPSANFSDAWFRGEEGSEDYPLFIKPDRPLELADVMGLMRDHYEGTPYDMTKGVDAGPFGSPLRARDLKFKVDGKDYMWERPISTQQAGFVVVNQMRANLPDAVGGVSWFTPDEASTSCFTPLYCSIDALPASYVSGDYGKFSWDSAWWVTNLVSNLTYDRWSRVFPDVKKAQAEREGALLKMQPVVEETATKLAADDPTLTRAFLTNYSVSTAYAVFRRWRELAEAILTKHVDAYQKDDRGEAQAPGYSPEWLRKVVAGESGARLKLPANVGGADH, from the coding sequence ATGATCTGGGATCGATGGGTGTTCCGTCTCGTCGCGGCCGCGTGCGCGACGGCCTCGGCCGTCGCGCCGGCCAGGGCCTGCACCAGCATCCTCGTGAGCCGCGGCGCCTCGCGCGACGGCTCGGTGATGGTGACGTACTCGGCCGACGCCCCGTTTATGCCCAAGCTCCTGCGGGTGGCCGGCGGGAAGTGGCCGGCCGGCTCGACGGTCGAGGTCAAGGCCTGGGAGGACGACGAGGTCCGAGGCACGATCCCCCAGGCCGAGCGGACCTACACGGTCGTCGGCCTGATGAACGAGAACCAGGTCTCGCTGGTGGAGACCACCACCGGCGGCCGCTCGGAGCTGGTCGATCCGAAGGGGAAGCTCGACTACGACGCCCTGATGATGCTGGTCCTCCAGCGCGCCAAGACCGCCCGCGAGGCGATCGGCCTGGTCGACTCGCTCTGCCGCGAGCACGGCTACAGCAGCTCGGGCGAGAGCTTCTCCATCGCCGACAAGAACGAGGTCTGGCTGATGGAGCTGATCGGCAAGGGCCCCGGGACCAAGGGGATCGTCTGGGTCGCCGCGCGCGTCCCCGACGGCTGCATCACGGCCCACGCCAACATGAGCCGGATCACCACCTTCCCGATGAACGATCCGGAGAACTGGCTCCACTCGCCGGACGTCATCCAGTTCGCCGCCGATCGCGGCTACTACCGGACCGATTCGGGCAAGCCGTTCAGCTTCCGCGACGCCTATCATCCGGATCAATCCGCCTCGGCCCGACGCGCCTGCGCAGGGAGGGTCTGGAGCGTCTACCGGCGGTCGACTCCGTCGGCGAACTTCTCCGACGCCTGGTTCCGCGGCGAGGAAGGGTCTGAGGACTACCCCCTCTTCATCAAGCCCGACCGACCGCTGGAACTCGCCGACGTTATGGGCCTGATGCGCGACCACTACGAAGGGACCCCCTACGACATGACCAAGGGGGTCGACGCCGGACCGTTCGGCAGCCCCCTGCGGGCCCGCGACCTGAAGTTTAAGGTCGACGGCAAGGACTACATGTGGGAGCGGCCGATCTCCACCCAGCAGGCCGGCTTCGTGGTCGTCAACCAGATGCGGGCGAACCTCCCCGACGCCGTCGGCGGGGTCTCGTGGTTCACCCCCGACGAGGCGTCGACCTCGTGCTTCACCCCCCTGTACTGCTCGATCGACGCCCTCCCCGCGTCTTACGTGAGCGGCGACTACGGCAAGTTTTCGTGGGATTCGGCCTGGTGGGTCACGAACCTGGTCTCCAACCTGACCTACGACCGCTGGTCGCGCGTCTTCCCCGACGTCAAGAAGGCCCAGGCCGAGCGTGAGGGGGCCCTGCTGAAGATGCAGCCGGTCGTCGAGGAGACCGCGACGAAGCTGGCGGCCGACGACCCGACGCTCACGCGGGCGTTCCTCACCAATTACTCCGTCTCCACGGCCTACGCCGTCTTCCGCCGCTGGCGCGAGCTGGCCGAGGCGATTCTCACCAAGCACGTCGACGCCTACCAGAAAGACGACCGGGGCGAAGCCCAGGCCCCCGGATATTCCCCCGAATGGCTCCGCAAGGTCGTCGCCGGAGAATCCGGCGCACGCCTTAAACTGCCCGCGAACGTCGGCGGCGCCGACCACTGA
- a CDS encoding PVC-type heme-binding CxxCH protein, with translation MEIHRHFEKRRRPGASRASTSSAAAVVATIWALAISASVGLAKDGRLPDPRLELAKGAHVSVIGNTLPDRMQHTGWLEAVMHSRFPDHELTVRNLAFSGDELTIRLRSAAFGTPDEWLTKNRTDVVCAFFGYNESYGGLAQFRTDLDEFIKHTLAQKYNGESAPKLVLFSPIAFEDLHDPSLPDGKDVNLRLERLTAVMSDLAETRNIRFIDLFHPTQKLYAKAEKPLTINGIHLTSEGDKAVAEIVERALFGDNKVQDPVQFAKLHKAVLDKSDVWFNRYRTVDGYSIYGGRADLAFVEKQTNRVVAQREMEVLDVMTANRDKQIWAIAQGGDPGPVDDSNTPPFIPVVTNKPGAGPDGAHIYQGGEEAISKMTPGKSLKVNLFASEETFPDLAKPVQMTFDAKGRLWVACWPTYPHWKPKSPRNDKIIILEDTDGDGKADKQTTFADDLHCPTGFEIIPQGVLVAQAPDIMLLKDTNGDDKADERVRVLSGVDSADTHHTSNSFRVGPGGDVYFQEGTFHHSQIETPFGPPIRNANAGVYRYEPRSQKIDVYVTYPFANPHGHVFDRWGQDFVTDGTGNVNYYATAFSGHLEFPDKHRPVKPYFQQRTRPCAGTEILSSKHFPEDWQGDLLVCNVIGFQGIHRYKYQDAGSGFTAVEQEPLVFSSDTNFRPSDVETGPDGAIYFLDWHNPLIGHMQHNLRDPSRDATHGRIYRVTYEGRPLSEKAVIAGRSIEEQLELLKSPEDRVRYRVKAALCATDPAKVLPALASWLNKLDPNDPALEHHVLEALWVHQTYDLVNLDLLRRCLTATDPRARAAAVRVLCCWRDRVPDVIDVLRKLARDENPRVRLEVVRAASFFEEPDALDVALSTTELPSDYYLDYTRGETLRALEPVVKKALREGREIEFRSEAAARYFLDRAAAEDLIQMKRTAPVLREILFRSGVREDDRRKALAELSASLGFTPAKVLAEQLSARDAEGAAAIDDAVAMELARMLGERDRAELTAVRPLAETLATSAKSPIVRRIGLATLVAADGSADPAWTLSLRSAAGLRDFLAAAPLIRDPIVRSGLYSKIEPLLHDLPANLAGPKGGKGTVGRYVRVALPRRGTLTLAEVEVMSDGRNIALGCKASQKNTANDGVASRAVDGQTSGLYSMSSQTHTQENTDSPWWEVDLGDEYPIEAIVIHNRRDGNLGRRLQGYELSILDGSRQVVDRRADLPAPETKARQDYAGDGPAGVVRRAAMDALTTLRGHEAETFRALAKFVRDGVDRPAAILAIQKLPATTWPSDELPTLADALLKNVAAIPVADRRTPAALDALQLGDMIAANLPADRSKAVRKALGELGVRAIRIGTVLEQMRYDVDRIVVQAGRPVEFVFENVDVMPHNFVVTQAGSLEEVGQLAEATGLQPDAMKRQYVPPSNKILLASKLLQPREVERIAFTAPTTPGVLPYVCTYPGHWRRMYGALYVVEDLDEYLASPEGYLAAHPLPIADEMLKSTRPRTEWTFDDLKASIAQLDPAASGDVGRSYQNGRQLFQLASCASCHQVGGVGAVFGPDLAKLDPKQTPADLLKNVLDPSANINDKYAGYALELSSGQVANGLIVEETADAIKLVENPLASVVPRVIPKAEVEARAKSKVSIMPKGLLDKLTREEILDLIAYVAAAGDPNHPLFRSAHAGHGHGHGPAHPPAAAASGSGH, from the coding sequence ATGGAGATTCACCGTCACTTCGAGAAGCGACGGCGGCCCGGAGCGAGCAGGGCGTCCACGTCGTCGGCTGCAGCCGTGGTCGCGACGATCTGGGCCCTGGCGATCTCGGCTTCGGTCGGACTCGCCAAGGACGGCCGGCTGCCCGACCCCCGCCTGGAACTCGCCAAGGGCGCCCACGTCAGCGTCATCGGCAACACGCTCCCCGACCGCATGCAGCACACCGGCTGGCTCGAAGCCGTCATGCACAGCCGGTTCCCCGATCACGAGCTGACCGTCCGCAACCTGGCTTTTTCCGGCGACGAGCTGACGATCCGCCTCCGCTCCGCCGCCTTCGGCACGCCCGACGAATGGCTGACGAAGAACCGAACGGACGTCGTCTGCGCGTTCTTCGGCTACAACGAGTCGTACGGCGGTCTGGCCCAGTTCCGGACGGACCTCGACGAATTCATCAAGCACACGCTGGCGCAGAAGTACAACGGCGAGTCGGCCCCGAAGCTCGTCCTCTTCTCTCCGATCGCCTTCGAGGATCTGCACGACCCCTCGCTCCCCGACGGCAAGGACGTCAACCTCCGGCTGGAGCGGCTCACGGCCGTCATGTCCGACCTGGCCGAGACCCGCAACATCCGGTTCATCGACCTGTTCCACCCGACCCAGAAGCTCTACGCCAAGGCCGAGAAGCCGCTGACCATCAACGGCATCCACCTCACCTCCGAGGGAGACAAGGCGGTCGCCGAGATCGTCGAACGGGCTCTCTTCGGCGACAACAAGGTGCAGGATCCTGTCCAGTTCGCCAAGCTGCACAAGGCCGTCCTCGACAAGTCCGACGTCTGGTTCAACCGCTATCGGACGGTCGACGGCTACTCCATCTACGGCGGCCGCGCCGACCTCGCCTTCGTCGAGAAGCAGACCAACCGCGTGGTCGCCCAGCGTGAGATGGAAGTCCTCGACGTGATGACGGCCAACCGCGACAAGCAGATCTGGGCCATCGCCCAGGGGGGCGACCCCGGTCCGGTCGACGACTCCAACACCCCGCCGTTCATCCCGGTCGTCACCAACAAGCCCGGCGCGGGGCCCGACGGCGCCCACATCTATCAGGGCGGTGAGGAAGCCATCTCCAAGATGACCCCCGGCAAGAGCCTGAAGGTCAACCTGTTCGCCTCCGAGGAGACGTTTCCCGACCTGGCCAAGCCGGTGCAGATGACGTTTGACGCCAAGGGCCGGCTCTGGGTCGCCTGCTGGCCGACCTATCCGCACTGGAAGCCCAAGTCCCCTCGCAACGACAAGATCATCATCCTGGAAGACACCGACGGCGACGGCAAGGCCGACAAGCAGACCACCTTCGCCGACGACCTCCACTGCCCGACCGGCTTCGAGATCATCCCCCAGGGCGTGCTGGTCGCCCAGGCCCCCGACATCATGCTGCTGAAGGACACGAACGGCGACGACAAGGCCGACGAGCGCGTCCGCGTTCTGAGCGGCGTCGACTCGGCCGACACCCACCACACCTCCAACAGCTTCCGCGTCGGTCCCGGCGGCGACGTCTACTTCCAGGAAGGGACGTTCCACCACTCCCAGATCGAGACCCCGTTCGGCCCGCCGATCCGCAACGCCAACGCCGGCGTCTATCGGTACGAGCCGAGGTCGCAGAAGATCGACGTCTACGTCACGTACCCGTTCGCCAACCCTCACGGCCACGTCTTCGACCGCTGGGGGCAGGACTTCGTCACCGACGGCACGGGCAACGTCAACTACTACGCCACGGCCTTCTCGGGGCACCTGGAGTTTCCCGACAAGCACCGGCCGGTGAAGCCGTACTTCCAGCAGCGCACCCGCCCGTGCGCCGGGACCGAGATCCTCTCCAGCAAGCACTTCCCCGAAGACTGGCAGGGCGACCTGCTGGTCTGCAACGTGATCGGCTTCCAGGGGATCCACCGCTACAAGTACCAGGACGCCGGATCCGGCTTCACGGCCGTCGAGCAGGAGCCGCTGGTCTTCTCCAGCGACACCAACTTCCGGCCCTCCGACGTTGAGACCGGCCCTGACGGCGCTATCTACTTCCTCGACTGGCACAACCCGCTGATCGGCCACATGCAGCACAACCTGCGGGATCCCAGCCGAGACGCGACCCACGGCCGGATCTACCGCGTCACCTACGAGGGCCGGCCGCTCTCGGAGAAGGCCGTCATCGCGGGCCGGTCGATCGAGGAGCAGCTTGAGCTGCTGAAGTCGCCCGAGGACCGCGTCCGCTACCGCGTGAAGGCCGCCCTGTGCGCCACCGACCCGGCGAAGGTCCTGCCCGCTCTGGCCTCCTGGCTGAACAAGCTCGACCCCAACGATCCGGCGCTTGAGCATCACGTCCTGGAAGCCCTGTGGGTCCACCAGACGTACGACCTGGTGAACCTGGACCTCCTCCGTCGCTGCCTGACGGCGACCGACCCCCGGGCTCGCGCCGCCGCCGTCCGCGTTCTCTGCTGCTGGCGAGACCGGGTGCCCGACGTGATCGACGTCCTCCGCAAGCTGGCTCGCGACGAAAACCCGCGCGTCCGGCTGGAAGTCGTCCGCGCGGCGAGCTTCTTCGAGGAGCCTGACGCCCTGGACGTCGCCCTGAGCACGACTGAGCTTCCTTCCGACTACTACCTGGATTACACCCGCGGCGAAACCCTCCGGGCGCTGGAGCCGGTGGTGAAGAAGGCTCTGCGGGAGGGCCGCGAGATCGAGTTCCGCAGCGAGGCCGCCGCTCGCTACTTCCTCGACCGCGCCGCGGCCGAGGATCTGATCCAGATGAAGCGGACGGCTCCGGTCCTCCGCGAGATCCTCTTCCGCTCCGGCGTCCGCGAGGACGACCGCCGCAAGGCCCTGGCCGAGCTTTCGGCCTCGCTGGGCTTCACCCCGGCGAAGGTGCTGGCGGAACAGCTTTCGGCCCGCGACGCCGAGGGCGCGGCGGCGATCGACGACGCGGTGGCGATGGAACTGGCCCGAATGCTCGGCGAGCGCGACCGGGCCGAGCTGACCGCCGTTCGGCCGCTGGCCGAGACCCTGGCGACCTCCGCCAAGTCTCCCATCGTCCGCCGGATCGGCCTGGCGACGCTGGTCGCCGCCGACGGCTCGGCCGACCCCGCGTGGACGCTCTCGCTCCGCTCGGCCGCCGGCCTCCGCGACTTCCTGGCCGCGGCCCCGCTGATCCGCGACCCGATCGTCCGCTCGGGCCTCTACTCGAAAATCGAGCCTCTGCTGCACGACCTTCCCGCGAACCTCGCCGGTCCCAAGGGGGGCAAGGGGACGGTCGGCCGCTACGTCCGCGTCGCCCTTCCCCGCCGCGGGACGTTGACCCTGGCGGAAGTCGAGGTGATGAGCGACGGCCGCAACATCGCCCTCGGCTGCAAGGCCTCGCAGAAGAACACCGCCAACGACGGCGTGGCCTCCCGGGCCGTCGACGGCCAGACCTCCGGTCTGTACAGCATGAGCAGCCAGACCCACACCCAGGAGAACACCGACTCCCCCTGGTGGGAGGTCGACCTCGGCGACGAGTACCCGATCGAGGCGATCGTGATCCACAACCGCCGCGATGGGAACCTCGGCCGTCGGCTCCAGGGATATGAGCTGTCGATCCTCGACGGTTCTCGCCAGGTCGTCGACCGCCGGGCCGACCTGCCGGCGCCCGAGACCAAGGCCCGCCAGGACTATGCGGGCGACGGCCCCGCCGGCGTGGTCCGACGCGCCGCGATGGACGCCCTGACCACCCTCCGCGGCCATGAGGCCGAGACCTTCCGGGCCCTGGCGAAGTTCGTCCGCGACGGCGTCGACCGTCCGGCCGCCATCCTGGCCATCCAGAAACTGCCGGCGACCACCTGGCCGTCCGACGAACTCCCGACGCTGGCCGACGCCCTCCTGAAGAACGTCGCCGCGATCCCCGTCGCCGACCGTCGCACCCCCGCGGCGCTCGACGCCCTGCAACTCGGGGACATGATCGCCGCCAATCTTCCGGCCGACCGGTCCAAGGCCGTCCGCAAGGCGCTCGGCGAACTGGGCGTCCGGGCGATCCGGATCGGCACGGTTCTCGAACAGATGCGCTACGACGTCGACCGGATCGTCGTCCAGGCGGGTCGGCCCGTCGAGTTCGTCTTCGAGAACGTCGACGTGATGCCCCACAACTTCGTGGTGACCCAGGCCGGGTCGCTCGAAGAGGTGGGCCAACTCGCCGAGGCCACCGGCCTCCAGCCCGACGCGATGAAGCGGCAGTACGTTCCGCCCTCGAACAAGATCCTGCTGGCGAGCAAGCTGCTCCAGCCCCGCGAGGTCGAGCGGATCGCCTTCACTGCGCCGACGACCCCGGGCGTGCTGCCTTACGTCTGCACGTACCCCGGCCACTGGCGGCGGATGTACGGGGCCCTCTACGTCGTGGAGGACCTGGACGAGTATCTCGCCTCGCCCGAGGGCTATCTGGCCGCCCACCCGCTGCCGATCGCCGACGAGATGCTGAAGTCGACGCGGCCCCGGACGGAGTGGACCTTCGACGACCTCAAGGCGTCGATCGCCCAGCTCGACCCCGCCGCCTCGGGCGACGTGGGCCGGTCGTACCAGAACGGCCGCCAGCTCTTCCAACTGGCCTCGTGCGCCTCGTGCCACCAGGTCGGCGGCGTCGGCGCCGTGTTCGGCCCGGATCTGGCGAAGCTCGATCCCAAGCAGACCCCGGCCGACCTGTTGAAGAACGTTCTCGACCCCTCGGCGAACATCAACGACAAGTACGCCGGCTACGCCCTCGAGCTGTCCTCCGGCCAGGTCGCCAACGGTCTGATCGTCGAGGAGACGGCCGACGCCATCAAGCTCGTGGAGAACCCGCTGGCCAGCGTCGTCCCGCGGGTCATCCCCAAGGCCGAGGTCGAAGCGCGGGCCAAGTCCAAGGTCTCGATCATGCCCAAGGGCCTGCTTGACAAGCTGACCCGCGAGGAGATCCTGGACCTCATCGCGTACGTCGCCGCCGCCGGCGATCCCAACCATCCTCTCTTCCGCTCCGCCCACGCCGGCCACGGCCATGGGCATGGGCCGGCTCACCCCCCTGCCGCTGCTGCGAGCGGCTCTGGGCACTGA
- a CDS encoding amidohydrolase, whose protein sequence is MSNAPELILRNGRIATLDTHKPFAQAVAIAGGRFVAVGDDAEVMRLKTDATKVVDLQGRTAVPGLNDSHLHLIRGGLNYNMELRWDGVPSLADALRMLKEQARRTPPPQWVRVVGGWNEFQFAERRLPTLAEINAAAPETPVFILHLYDSALLNAAALRACGYTKDTPNPPGGEIQRGKNGEPTGLLIARPNASILYSTLAKGPKLPPEFQENSTRHFMREMNRLGITSAIDAGGGFQNYPEDYQVVDALHKKGEMTVRIAYNLFTQRPKHEFDDFSKWVAMTKPGAGDDLYRVNGAGEMLVFSAADFEDFLEPRPDLPDTLEDELHKVVKLLAEHRWPFRIHATYNESITRFLDVFERVDREVPFDGLRWFFDHAETIDERNLERVKALQGGIAVQHRMAYQGEYFIDRYGAEAVAHSPPFKKMLAMGVPVGAGTDATRVASYNPWVALYWLTAGKTVGGATLYPEANRLDRTEALRRYTHGSAWFSGEEDSKGLVAPGYLADLAVLSDDYFSVPEEQIKGIESVLTILGGRPVYARDEFRDLDPPVLPVMPDWSPVKFYGGYYSAAASSAVVQRACCSPSPSRLHAWLHKLGGAFDGPRGFGLGCDCFAF, encoded by the coding sequence ATGTCGAACGCCCCCGAACTCATCCTGCGCAACGGCCGAATTGCTACCCTCGATACTCACAAGCCGTTTGCGCAGGCCGTGGCGATCGCCGGCGGCCGATTCGTCGCCGTGGGCGACGACGCCGAGGTGATGAGGCTCAAGACCGACGCGACGAAGGTCGTCGACCTTCAGGGCCGCACGGCCGTCCCGGGCCTGAACGACTCCCACCTGCACCTGATCCGGGGCGGACTCAACTACAACATGGAGCTGCGCTGGGACGGCGTCCCCAGCCTGGCCGACGCCCTGCGGATGCTCAAGGAACAGGCCCGGCGCACGCCGCCGCCGCAGTGGGTCCGGGTCGTCGGCGGCTGGAACGAATTCCAGTTCGCCGAGCGTCGGCTCCCCACGCTGGCGGAGATCAACGCCGCCGCGCCCGAGACTCCCGTCTTCATCCTTCACCTGTACGACAGCGCCCTGCTCAACGCCGCCGCCCTCCGCGCCTGCGGATACACCAAGGACACGCCAAACCCGCCCGGCGGTGAGATTCAGCGCGGCAAGAACGGCGAGCCCACCGGCCTCCTGATCGCGCGCCCCAACGCCAGCATCCTCTACTCGACCCTGGCCAAGGGGCCCAAGCTTCCCCCCGAATTCCAGGAGAACTCCACCCGGCATTTCATGCGCGAGATGAACCGACTGGGGATCACCAGCGCCATCGACGCCGGCGGCGGGTTCCAGAACTACCCCGAGGATTACCAGGTGGTCGACGCCCTCCACAAGAAGGGCGAGATGACCGTCCGCATCGCCTACAACCTCTTCACCCAGCGCCCCAAGCACGAGTTCGACGACTTCTCCAAATGGGTCGCGATGACCAAGCCCGGAGCCGGTGACGACCTCTACCGGGTGAACGGCGCGGGCGAGATGCTCGTCTTCTCGGCGGCCGATTTCGAGGACTTCCTCGAACCTCGCCCCGACCTGCCGGACACGCTGGAGGACGAGCTGCACAAGGTCGTGAAGCTCCTGGCCGAGCACCGTTGGCCTTTCCGCATCCACGCGACGTATAACGAGTCAATCACCCGTTTCCTCGACGTGTTCGAGCGGGTCGACCGCGAGGTCCCCTTCGACGGCCTGCGCTGGTTCTTCGACCACGCGGAGACGATCGACGAGCGGAACCTGGAGCGTGTGAAGGCCCTGCAAGGCGGGATCGCCGTGCAGCACCGGATGGCCTACCAGGGCGAGTACTTCATCGACCGTTACGGCGCCGAGGCCGTCGCGCATTCGCCGCCGTTCAAGAAGATGCTGGCGATGGGCGTCCCCGTCGGCGCGGGGACCGACGCCACCCGCGTCGCCAGCTACAACCCCTGGGTCGCCCTGTACTGGTTGACCGCCGGCAAGACGGTCGGCGGCGCGACGCTCTACCCTGAGGCGAACCGCCTGGACCGCACGGAAGCCCTCCGTCGCTACACCCACGGCAGCGCCTGGTTCTCCGGCGAGGAAGATTCCAAAGGCCTTGTGGCGCCCGGATACCTGGCCGACCTCGCGGTCCTCAGCGACGACTACTTCTCGGTCCCCGAGGAACAGATCAAGGGGATTGAATCCGTTCTGACCATCCTCGGCGGCAGGCCCGTCTACGCCCGCGACGAGTTCCGCGACCTTGACCCGCCCGTGCTCCCCGTCATGCCGGACTGGTCGCCGGTGAAGTTCTACGGCGGTTACTATTCCGCGGCCGCCTCGTCCGCGGTCGTCCAACGCGCCTGTTGTTCGCCTTCGCCGTCAAGGCTCCATGCCTGGCTCCACAAGCTCGGCGGCGCCTTCGACGGGCCTCGCGGCTTCGGGCTCGGCTGCGACTGCTTCGCATTCTGA
- a CDS encoding M17 family peptidase N-terminal domain-containing protein codes for MKETVLTAPRGLPVKVRMEGPYTAVASLQVVCYFKHKPTGDFARGAPVELDKHMGGVIASLRDREEFRGDPLETILLTPPPNAIKAQALLLIGLGDEAMLSTGLMEQVGRAAVREASRLRAATVAFAPLIRDQGNDTIGTGEIERAVTRGVFLAYDTEKRLQEQGLAPAWTLESWEVEAGPAFYDETIAGVQKAIAEAAAAIAARSTEPYRRPAR; via the coding sequence GTGAAAGAGACCGTCCTGACCGCCCCGCGCGGGCTGCCGGTGAAGGTTCGGATGGAGGGGCCGTACACGGCCGTCGCCTCGCTGCAGGTCGTCTGCTACTTCAAGCACAAGCCGACGGGCGACTTCGCCAGGGGCGCTCCGGTCGAGCTGGACAAGCACATGGGCGGCGTGATCGCCTCGCTCCGCGATCGCGAGGAGTTTCGCGGCGATCCGCTGGAAACGATCCTGCTGACGCCCCCGCCGAACGCCATCAAGGCCCAGGCGCTCTTGCTGATCGGCCTGGGGGATGAGGCGATGCTCTCGACGGGCCTGATGGAGCAAGTCGGCCGCGCTGCGGTCCGCGAGGCGTCCCGGCTGCGGGCGGCGACCGTCGCCTTCGCCCCGCTCATCCGCGACCAGGGGAACGACACGATCGGCACGGGCGAGATCGAGCGGGCCGTCACCCGCGGCGTGTTCCTCGCCTACGACACCGAGAAGCGGCTTCAGGAGCAGGGGCTCGCCCCCGCATGGACGCTCGAAAGCTGGGAGGTCGAGGCCGGGCCCGCCTTCTACGACGAGACGATCGCCGGCGTCCAGAAGGCGATCGCTGAGGCCGCGGCCGCCATCGCTGCTCGATCGACCGAGCCCTATCGTCGGCCCGCACGATGA
- a CDS encoding isopenicillin N synthase family dioxygenase translates to MDSAGDFSHIPVIDVAELVAGAPGRFEVAERLGEACRESGFFYVVGHGVDDDLQGRLYELSRTFFARPVEEKMRIRMALGGRAWRGYFRVGDELTSGKPDQKEGVYFGAELSPDDPRTLAGKPLHGPNLFPVEPPGFREAVLDYMAALTTLGHRLMAGLALSLGLEESYFAETLTGDPLALFRIFNYPPPADTSLWGVGEHTDYGLLTILLQDDAGGLEVKSRSQWVPAPPLPGSFVCNIGDMLDRMTGGLYRSTPHRVRNPAPRDRLSFPFFFDPSFDAPVRPIAIPGCSPIADDRDERWDRASVHAFQGTYGDYLLAKVGKVFPELRASVL, encoded by the coding sequence ATGGACTCAGCGGGCGACTTCTCCCACATCCCGGTGATCGACGTCGCCGAGCTTGTCGCGGGCGCGCCGGGGCGGTTCGAGGTCGCCGAACGCCTGGGCGAGGCGTGTCGCGAGAGCGGCTTCTTCTACGTCGTCGGCCACGGCGTCGACGATGACTTGCAGGGGCGCTTATATGAATTGAGCCGCACCTTCTTCGCGCGGCCCGTCGAGGAGAAGATGCGGATCCGGATGGCCCTCGGCGGTCGGGCCTGGCGGGGATACTTTCGCGTCGGCGACGAGCTGACCTCGGGCAAGCCCGACCAGAAGGAGGGCGTCTACTTCGGCGCCGAGCTTTCGCCCGACGATCCCCGCACCCTGGCCGGCAAGCCGCTGCACGGCCCCAACCTCTTCCCCGTCGAGCCGCCGGGCTTTCGCGAGGCCGTCCTCGACTACATGGCCGCGCTCACGACGCTGGGCCATCGCCTGATGGCGGGCCTCGCGCTGAGCCTGGGGCTGGAGGAGTCGTACTTCGCCGAGACGCTCACCGGCGACCCTCTCGCACTCTTCCGCATCTTCAACTATCCGCCGCCCGCCGATACCTCGCTCTGGGGCGTCGGCGAGCACACCGACTACGGCCTGCTGACGATCCTGCTCCAGGACGACGCCGGCGGCCTTGAGGTGAAGTCGCGGTCGCAGTGGGTCCCAGCGCCTCCCCTGCCCGGCTCGTTCGTCTGCAACATCGGCGACATGCTCGACCGGATGACCGGCGGCCTGTATCGCTCGACGCCGCATCGCGTTCGCAACCCCGCCCCACGCGACCGGCTCTCGTTCCCGTTCTTCTTCGACCCGTCCTTCGACGCGCCCGTTCGACCGATCGCGATCCCCGGCTGCAGCCCGATCGCCGATGACAGGGACGAGCGCTGGGACCGCGCCAGCGTCCACGCCTTCCAGGGGACCTACGGCGATTACCTGCTCGCCAAGGTCGGCAAGGTGTTCCCGGAGCTGCGGGCGTCGGTGCTGTGA
- a CDS encoding nitroreductase family protein, which yields MNLDEIHKAKADHPIHELFARRWSPYAYSDKPVSDADLRSLFEASRWAASSYNEQPWSYIVATKADPEAHAKLLSCLVEGNQAWAAIAPVLAIGCTSLHFKHNGKRNAAAEHDLGAASFSLALQAVALGLHAHQMIGIHPDRVRELYKVPEGVEPLTGIAVGYLGDINDLPENIRGRDTAAKPRKPLAEFVFGEAWGTTSPQIG from the coding sequence ATGAACCTCGACGAGATCCACAAGGCCAAGGCCGATCACCCGATCCACGAGCTGTTCGCTCGCCGCTGGAGCCCTTACGCGTACTCCGACAAACCCGTCTCCGACGCCGATCTGCGGTCGTTGTTCGAGGCGTCGCGGTGGGCGGCCTCGTCGTACAATGAGCAGCCGTGGTCTTACATCGTGGCGACGAAGGCCGACCCGGAGGCTCATGCGAAGCTTCTCTCGTGTCTCGTCGAGGGGAACCAGGCCTGGGCGGCCATTGCGCCGGTGCTGGCGATCGGCTGCACCAGCCTGCACTTCAAGCATAACGGCAAGCGGAACGCGGCCGCCGAGCACGACCTGGGCGCGGCCAGCTTCAGCCTGGCCCTCCAGGCCGTGGCGCTGGGGCTGCACGCCCACCAGATGATCGGCATCCACCCGGATCGCGTCCGCGAACTTTACAAGGTTCCTGAGGGCGTCGAGCCGCTGACGGGCATCGCCGTCGGCTACCTTGGCGACATCAACGACCTCCCGGAGAACATCCGCGGCCGCGACACCGCCGCCAAGCCGCGCAAGCCGCTTGCGGAGTTCGTCTTCGGCGAGGCCTGGGGGACGACCTCGCCGCAGATCGGTTGA